Part of the Pseudoalteromonas aliena SW19 genome, CAATCGGCCAGTGAAACGGTAAAAATTGGCGAGAGCAATTTTACTCCTGAAGTGAGCTATACGGTAAACGAACAAGCAGATGGTATGTTTAAGGTAAGCTTTAATAACACTACCACAAAATCTGAAAATGCTGCCCATAATCCCGATGTTACTCTAGTTTGGGATTTTGGAGATGGCACAACACTTACACAAAACAGTAATTTTGGCCAAGACACAGAGCATACATATCAAGCCGCTGGAACCTATACCGCTAGCTTAACTATTAGTTACGACAAACCTTTTTGGGATGATTGGGGAAGCCGAGTTACTGGCACCAAAAATATGCTGCTAGAGCTTAAATCAGCACAACCTATTGAGTATTGCACGGCAGTGGATCTCACCGACTATGAACGCATTAGTAAAGTGACTTTCAATCAAGATGGTCCGTTTAGCAATACGCAGCAATCTGGCGTCGTTAACCCGAATAATCCAATCAAACTATATGCCACACAGAGTAATACCTATCGTATTGAAGCCGGTTATGCAGGCAGTGAAACATTCGCTGAGAATTACCATGTCTGGATTGATTTAAATAGTGATGGTCAATTTGGTAATGGTGACTGGAGAAACGACAAATCAGAGCTTTTAATAATGGACTTCGACCAGACTAACCAAGACTACGGTAAAGGTTATGTTGAAGGGGAATTTAGCATTCCAAGCAATAAGTTGTCACAGCCTATCACGACGACTCGTATGAGAATTTTGCAGTATTACGGATTTAGTAGAGTAAATAGTATCAATCCTTGCTCTGACTATAGCAGTGCCGCAACCTCGGGGAGCGGAGAAATAGAAGACTACCTTGTCGAAATCTATAAAAATTAAGGAAAATAACATGAAAAAACTAAACAAAAAGGTGCTCATACCGCTTGCAATCGCTTTAGCAAGCAGTAACGTGGTAGCTGCTAGCAACTATGTTAATGAACAACAAGTTACCACCGCGTCAAAACAGAAGTCTGGGCCTGCAGCAACGAAGGGCACAGCGGTAACACAGCCGGATCAATTTGGGATCCGCAAGCTAGATATGTCAAATCCACAGCACTATCAATTGGCAAAGTCACGATTGATAAAAGCAAATCGTATTGAGAGTGATTATCCGCAACTACATAAAACGCTAGATGTAGCTAAAGGACAGCAGTTATCAGCAAAAATGAACATGACAACGTCTGAAGTGCCACCTGTTAGTGAAGCTGAAGTCGATATCATCAAAGAAGCGCATTTCTTCTTGGATATGAACTTAGCCATTTCATCAGATACAAACGAGCCATATATTATTGTACGTGCAAAAAGCTCACGTTTTGGCGGTACAAAAGCGACTTACATCGACTTATTATTAGAAGATGCAAACGGCAATCAGCTTGCTCCTTTGGGCTCTACATTTAATGTGTTGTATGGCAAAGACACGCTTGCAACTTCGACTATTTCATTGAAATCATTGAAGGCAAACTTCCCAAATTTAGATACCATTTATGCCAGTTCATATGTGGAACTTGAGCAAGAAGATGGCACCATCAGTACAACGATGAAGTATACTGAATACCCCTTCTCATGGGAGCATTTTGAAGCACTTTATGGCTCTGCTTCACCAGCTGCAAAAGGCGACGCTCCAGTATCTGCACTTAACGTTGGGATCAGTTCATCATTGGACACACGTCCAAAATACAATGCAACTGCACCTATCGATAAAAACAATGATGCTGTTATTAAAATCTGTCTAAACCGTAGTCATGCAGACTGTGACTACGCAGCAGATCAAATTGGAGATCCTAACGAAATTACGGATGTAAACATCCCATTCAACGGTGAATTACGCATTCCTCACGAGATCACTGATATTTATCCAACTATAGGTGATTTACCAAACGGTATAGATGAGCCAACAAATATCTATTTACAAGAAGGTATCTATGGTGGCGCGACAAAGCAAAGCTACAAAGGACTCGAAAATGCAGTTAAACAATTTTCTGACTATTTAGAATTTGAAGTTGATAGTGCAAACCAAGAGTCGATCATCCGCTGGAACATCCCGCGTTCAGAAGGTCGTTTTGGCAATGCCAAACTTTTCTCGAATATCGCCCAAGCAAACTGGTATATGACATTTGCTGTTAAAGGTTATCCGTACTTTAAAAAGGGGCGTGGTGGCGCGAATGCATTCCAAGTATCGTTAACGTCAGAGACATCAGCGCGTTTTGGTAACTTTTATAGTGAAGTGTTGCCTATGATGAAGCTTGGTTACAGTTGTTTAGCAACCGGCACAATGATCACTATGGCCGATGGCAAGCAACGCGCTATTGAAGATATTACGAAAGGCGATTTAGTATTAGGTGCACTAGCTTCGAATACTCAAGTTAAAGAACCTATGCAAGTTATTGATGTGTCAGTAGGAATTGAAGCGATTAAGATGTATCGCATAAAAGGCGCTGATGGCTCTGATATCTTAACAACTGAAACCCACCCAATTTCTACCTCTAATAAAGGTCTTATTTGGGCGAAAGAACTGCAAATAGGTGATCGTATTCTTACGGAAACAGGTTCTGTGCTTGTTACTAATGTAACAAAAGAGAAGTACAAAGACAAAATCTACAATTTGAAACTGGCGCCTACAGAAAATTCGAAATTCGCTGAGTCTCGTAATTTTGCAATGTTTGCAAACAGCATGGCGGTAGGGGATTTGGCTACTCAAGACGAATTGAACTACAAAGATCAGAATATTCGCATGTCGGAAGAAGAGATTCTTCAACGCCTTCCTGAAAAGTGGAAAACTGACTACATCAACAGTTTGGATTAATCAGGCCACTAGGCCTTTCTATTCGAAAGGCCATACTTCTCTGTAAGGAATTAAATATGAAATTTACATATTCTCCATTGGCACGTGCCATGGGGGCAGCGGTTTTTTTTGCCTGTAGTTTTTCAACCGCAGCTGAGCAAATAGGCAATTCTAACTTTGCTACTCAAGCAAGTAACTCTGACTTAGATTCAGTCACACTAGGTACCGCTTACCACAGTGAAAAAGAAGGTTTTTATGCACTGCAAAGTGTACTTGGTCAAGTAGATGAAACCTATGGTAATACTGAAATGGATTTTGTTGTCGGTGTTGACATGAGTTATAGCCAACTATCGAGTATGCTTGATGGTAACTTAGGAGCGGCCCTTGATGTTCCCGTAATAAAAGTGGGGGTTGGCGCAAGCTACGCAAAACAAAATACTGCAGATAACTACACCGGTACTTACACACTATTTCTTTCCTTAAAGCCAAAAAAACGGCTGTTAGTTGCAGATCCTGAAACAGGGTTTAAACCTACACAAGCCGCGCTTGATTTGGCCAATGCTAATCCAGGAGACAAATTCAATAATATTGGTAATGAGTTCGTGTCAGCGATTGAATATGGATCTCAAGTGATGATCAACCTCAAGTTCCAATATAAAAATGACGAAGACAAAGTAAAATGGGGGGGACAGCTTGGTGTCGATTGGGCTGGTAAAGTCAATGTCAGTGGGAAATTGCAAAAAGTAGACGAAGACGTGAAACGTAATATAAAAATTACGGTTTCAGCATTACAGTTTGGTGGCGACCCGATAGAGCTTTTGAAGGTGATCCCAAATCAACTCGTCAACTGTACGATGGAAAACCCAACACCATGCTTTGATGTTTTTAAAAACAGCATCGATTACATCAAAACCAACTACGTTGCTCAGTTTGATACCTTGGATAAATATAACGTTGGTAGAGTATTGACACAAAGTTACACCGATTCAGGGCCAAGCCTATCTCCTTTAGTACCTGATGATGTGTACCCAGCTAAAAGCATCTTGACTAAATTGGCGCTCAAAAACATGAGTGATGATTGGGTGCAGACAATTCTCGATAATCGTCGTGCGGATAACGTACTCAATTACTACGCCAGTGAGTTGAATAACTCACATCGAACTGCATTAGAAACCATTCGCGATAATTCACTCTTTAACTCTTTTATTTTGGCGGACGCCGTTGATTTTTGTAAGCGTAATCCAATAGGCAATTATTGCCGTGATAGAGAGCTACAGACTCGTGGCCGCGTTCATCAATATGACCGTAAATGGCTAGAATTATAAGGAATAAGACTATGTTAAAAGTCATGCTAACCAGCACATTAATTACCTCGCTTGCTGCCATAATAGTGCCATCAGTACAAGCGAATACGACTTTATTTGAATCTCGAGATGTACTCACACCACAGCAAGCGTTAGGTCGCTTTCAATGGTTGGAAAAGTGCTATTCAGGATTATTGGTTGAGGTCTCTGATAATATTTTCGACCCCACAACCCCCATTCCAAACGATGAGAAAATAGCGGATCTTAAAAAAGTGATGTTATACGAAAATAATACCCTTAGGGGAGATGCTAAATACCTCACCTTTGGTGACGAAGATAATGCGAATCCTAAAAACTGGTTTGCGGGTAAATTACCAACTACCTCTTGTTTTCAGATCCCGTCTGACTATCGGATCAGTGCTGTTATGGTCACTCCCACAATGCCAAACTATTGTACGACAAAGTCTCGTGAGCGAACCTACGAATTCATCCAATCGGTGAAGTTTTCCAATATTGAGAACACCAGCAGCAACACCTTTTACAGTAACTATGTTGGCGATACCGCGAAAATATATGCAGATAAAAGCTACCAGTTAACATTAACCCCGGGATTTAGTAGTGCAGAAGCATACCCTGAAACTTGGCATGTGTTTATTGATTGGAACCAAGACGGTGATTTCAACGATACAAAAGAAACCTTGTTTGCTGGTGTTTCTGAGCAAGCAACTCAGGTCGAAATTACCCCACCAACAGGTGCAAAAAAGGGCATGACGAAAATGCGCGTTACCATGGATTACTTGGGTGGCAGCAATGATGCATGTAAAGAAGTAGACTCCGGAGAGGTAGAAGATTACCTCCTTTACGTGAAGTAATAGGTGGCAACATGAACTTATACAAACAGACTATCGCGGCACTTATTGCCTGCACTACACCTTTCGCATTCGCAGATTCAAATTTTGTGAATGAAGCACAGCTAATGCAAAAAGCACTCAATGTGAATACCTTCCAAAGTGAAATACCTGGATTGGTGAACGATCACATTGTGTTGGGTACAGCTTATAACAGCGATCAAAAACGCTTTTTGAATGTTCAAACTGTCGCAGGTGAAACCATTGAAACCCTTGGTAATACTCGTGTGCAATTTGAATTAGTAAATAATGGCAGCTACGACGCAGTTCTTCGTCAGCTAAATGGTAATGTTGATGTAGATGTTGGCTTTCCTGTTATTCGTATTAAAGCGGGTGGTCATTTAGCCAAGGAAATGTCCTCTACTGAGTTTTCGAATACTTATACCTTCCAAGCATCGTTGACACCCAAAAAACGTGTTCTTATGCCAACAGATGCCAATATTGGTTATACATTGACACCTTCAGGTAATACGCTAGCAAATGAGTATCAAAGTAAACTAATGAGCATGGCTGGTGATGCCTTTATTAGTGAGATTGAATACGGTGCTCAGTTACTTATTAACATGAAAATTGAGTACTTAAGTGAGCAGCACAAAAGTGAAATTGGCGGTTATTTAGGCGTTAGCTATGGCGCAGGAAATATTGGTATTAGCGTCGATGGTAAGCTTAATTATATTGACGAAGATCTTAAGAAAAGTGTACGTATCACCGTCAGAGCATTGCAAAAAGGGGGGGATCCTAAGCAGCTGCTAAGTATAATTCCTAACAATATTATCACTTGTTCACTTGATAACTATGAGCCTTGCTTTACCTTATTTGAGCAAGCGGTGAACTATGCGAAGAACGATTTTGGCAATCAGTTTAATGCACTCTCTGATTATAATGTTGTGCGTTACAAAGCAACTCCTTACGAGATCAGTTCACAGGATTTACGTCGCTTAGACTCCGGTAATAAAGATATTCGCTTTGAAACTACCTACCGTACTTTATGGCTTGAAGATCAATTCAAAAAGTCGGTTAATCATGAGCACCGTGCTCGTGGTGTGCTTGCACAATACGCTAGCTGGATGACTGATGTACAGCGTCAAAAAGCAGAAAGCGTGCAGGAAGCCGCTTACAATAACGCTTGGATTTATGAGCAATATGCCCGAGTTTGTCGCGATAACCCTTATGGGGCAGCATGTTCAGATGCATGGAATGATTACCTCAACACCTGTGGTGGTAGCGGTGTCGGCTGCATACAAAGCTACACGCTTGCTGATCTGAATATACCAGCGGATAACATGAGCCAATATTTCAAATGCGAAAATGCTCGAGAGGCAACCGCGAACTTTGGTATTGAAGAAAACCATGTATCGCTTGGGTTTAGACAATTAGGTTGGGCACCATCATTTGTTGATGCTAATGACCCCGCTGCGGGTGTGATGGCATGGCTACCATGTAAATCAGCCCTTCCAACCTATGGAGCTGCTTTTGAAAATTAGTGAGTAATAAAAAATGCTAAGATTCAATTAGTAAAATTGGGACGTGGTAAGTAATAAACAATCTAATATTGAGTTATTGCTTCCTCGCCCTTTGCCTCTGCAAACCATTTACAGGAATTTATGTATGCACTTAATAACCATATTAATAGTGCTCTGTGGCCTGTTAAGCTTTTACGCAAATGGACATACCTATTACTCTTTAAATACCGAACAAGAACAGCTTGGACACGGGTTTGAGCAGAAATTAGGCATACCGCTTGAACCATGCCTCGATGGTCAGTGGCAATTTCAAGGCGGTAGTATGGGCGATTTGGCTTATCGTGGCGACTTTGACTCAGATACCATGATCAATACCATCACAGGCAGCGTAAAGGCTGGTATCAACTTGGTTATTTTTGGAGGTTCAGCCAAATTTTCCATGCGCAGGAAAGTAACAAAAAATAGAAATTCTGCCGCCTCGGCAGTAGAATTAACCTATGAAAAAGGAAGTTATAACTTTGAAAATAGAACGACTAAAATGGCTATTCAAGGGCTACTAAATACAGATCCAAATCAAGTAAGAAGCCGCTGTGGTGACAGCTTTATCCACAATATCAAACTCGGCTCGCGTATCTATGTAACAGCCAAACTCCATTTTAAAGATCGCGCTAAATACGAATGGTTTCAGACTAAAATCAAAGTGAAGTTTCTTTTTTTTAGTAAGACTTTTACTAAAACTAAAGTATTTCAAGAAGCTACCAAAGATGCTGTATATACTATTCAGGTGAACACCGATGGTGGTATGACGCCAGAACTAGCAGGGCTAAGTAAAAATGGCACTATGCATTGTAAAACCGATAATCTAACTCCTTGTATAACGTATGCCGATAATTTGTTTAGCTATTTATTTGATGGTGGTGACTATGTTGATGATCTTAAAGACGAACATTTAAATATTTTAAAGTATGAAGTCGAAAGTTACGAGGATTCTGGCCATTATGACTTAGCCTATGCTGGTCAAGCTGCAATATCTGAGCGCTATATTGCGCTGTCCGCAAGGCTCAGAAGCTATCAAGATTTAGTTTATGACGAGATAGAGAGGTTGAGTGCGTTTAAAGCGGTATCTGAAGAGCCGCTTGAAATCGAGCAACTAGCAGCGCGTATTACTGCACGCAATACTCAACGTATCGGACTTGAGCAAGCAGGCGAGTATTGTGCAATTTTGCCCGGAACTACTCTTTGCGAAAGCCGCATTGAGTCTGCGATAGCGAACGTTGACTAGTCGAACAAATATTTGGAAGAATATCTGCGATACTGCACGGTCTTAACCAGTTGTCTAGCCACATTAGTTAGATTGTTCTTTAACTGAGTTATTGTCAAATCTGGTGTATGGGCTCACCTTGATGCTCTGCTTGATCTTGTATTATTCTTTCTCCGTCTTTAAATTTTACGCCTGTTATCACATCCGCTAACAACTTAAAGCCCCTCAGACGATACCACTTTTTCTCCGCTGATTGAGCTAGCTTAAACACCATCATTAGCGTCGTTGTCC contains:
- a CDS encoding Hint domain-containing protein, with product MKKLNKKVLIPLAIALASSNVVAASNYVNEQQVTTASKQKSGPAATKGTAVTQPDQFGIRKLDMSNPQHYQLAKSRLIKANRIESDYPQLHKTLDVAKGQQLSAKMNMTTSEVPPVSEAEVDIIKEAHFFLDMNLAISSDTNEPYIIVRAKSSRFGGTKATYIDLLLEDANGNQLAPLGSTFNVLYGKDTLATSTISLKSLKANFPNLDTIYASSYVELEQEDGTISTTMKYTEYPFSWEHFEALYGSASPAAKGDAPVSALNVGISSSLDTRPKYNATAPIDKNNDAVIKICLNRSHADCDYAADQIGDPNEITDVNIPFNGELRIPHEITDIYPTIGDLPNGIDEPTNIYLQEGIYGGATKQSYKGLENAVKQFSDYLEFEVDSANQESIIRWNIPRSEGRFGNAKLFSNIAQANWYMTFAVKGYPYFKKGRGGANAFQVSLTSETSARFGNFYSEVLPMMKLGYSCLATGTMITMADGKQRAIEDITKGDLVLGALASNTQVKEPMQVIDVSVGIEAIKMYRIKGADGSDILTTETHPISTSNKGLIWAKELQIGDRILTETGSVLVTNVTKEKYKDKIYNLKLAPTENSKFAESRNFAMFANSMAVGDLATQDELNYKDQNIRMSEEEILQRLPEKWKTDYINSLD
- a CDS encoding internalin: MKFTYSPLARAMGAAVFFACSFSTAAEQIGNSNFATQASNSDLDSVTLGTAYHSEKEGFYALQSVLGQVDETYGNTEMDFVVGVDMSYSQLSSMLDGNLGAALDVPVIKVGVGASYAKQNTADNYTGTYTLFLSLKPKKRLLVADPETGFKPTQAALDLANANPGDKFNNIGNEFVSAIEYGSQVMINLKFQYKNDEDKVKWGGQLGVDWAGKVNVSGKLQKVDEDVKRNIKITVSALQFGGDPIELLKVIPNQLVNCTMENPTPCFDVFKNSIDYIKTNYVAQFDTLDKYNVGRVLTQSYTDSGPSLSPLVPDDVYPAKSILTKLALKNMSDDWVQTILDNRRADNVLNYYASELNNSHRTALETIRDNSLFNSFILADAVDFCKRNPIGNYCRDRELQTRGRVHQYDRKWLEL
- a CDS encoding GEVED domain-containing protein, with translation MLKVMLTSTLITSLAAIIVPSVQANTTLFESRDVLTPQQALGRFQWLEKCYSGLLVEVSDNIFDPTTPIPNDEKIADLKKVMLYENNTLRGDAKYLTFGDEDNANPKNWFAGKLPTTSCFQIPSDYRISAVMVTPTMPNYCTTKSRERTYEFIQSVKFSNIENTSSNTFYSNYVGDTAKIYADKSYQLTLTPGFSSAEAYPETWHVFIDWNQDGDFNDTKETLFAGVSEQATQVEITPPTGAKKGMTKMRVTMDYLGGSNDACKEVDSGEVEDYLLYVK